One Sciurus carolinensis chromosome 10, mSciCar1.2, whole genome shotgun sequence genomic window carries:
- the Znf518b gene encoding zinc finger protein 518B: protein MQIKKMKDIGEPSYATPMNGTHDSLTLSPKHPSSNRATRPDRQEAQALLYQGSEAEAAVMTIATCAKCKSVHKVPLQDLKKGPGQSHAQDKYVCLPCSLHTAPPHFHFVNSNPSATHVGNKTEAISSPVNNKFKVRNFKPGKYYCDKCRFSTKDPLQYKKHTLQHEEIRFICSHCSYISYTKGEFQRHLVKHTGIFPYQCEYCDYGAIRNDYIVKHRKRVHERAGAKRPLKTATKLEPKRASVSRQNIELLKPPNPRTTFQHKLSDQLSRFSLHANKDKIHNILLLPESKEYQKDVVCIPNQMPLSEPNEISLFENKSVEVEVLSPAKEPVQPGVPLTVVAPAELVVPANCLAQLMDVKVVNGTQQLLLKLFPLEEKSCLEAGRGDGGDPKHMSKEKGAKEPENTLSAEKIKSLAMEGNTGKLVGVDNLRSSVQKQLKDVKWVRSCDLFMSGSGAHNHREPFLNSDVVENLQTKNNLYPHRTAFPFASLKGHSPVSVMKSSVLCGPGAASDPFPYKAASSFAEDGISMHNDSQQLFHLAVSPTATSCSGEKGLLPAVNHGDLEPGSQSKMASPTGKLEDEQAASNPGQTSSPQEGEYLHTDMTREDGVRSRPGGEPGELKDSERTGETAEGPVISSVFSLSSGSENVPEGIKWNSSTSKIKSIELLRRKIAQLIESCGKPSSLSANSARIRSTPKGTSKAIPEGVQVTDVSLPGPGPSTRPLQQPQDEDGVSGSGELPHQQIYPQFANGSDGNAESRGTRKAHVATPVLIPKGAVLRVLNSSEDAHIIEATCDAPVSIPCSEAQLPKPAPFCPVKQTDSDLQPLMSDSGPIDMSPSLETALRPKPRKGDALCSTIPKKTGPVPGHHGYGDLHRQGRLLSRSLPMSRNKTRQVNSSKKKSKLQANPSRCLKDPSVFQVARQLRLMAAKPDQLIKCPRRNQPVIVLNHPDVDSPEVTNVMKVINKYKGNVLKVVLSERTRCQLGIRRQHMRLTYQNMEDANQLRRQMMLKMKLKKVHKNNYQVVGSLPDDSSQCIFKCWFCGRLYEDQEEWMSHGQRHLIEATRDWDVLSSKGK, encoded by the coding sequence ATGCAGATAAAGAAGATGAAGGATATTGGAGAGCCTTCGTATGCTACCCCAATGAATGGCACACATGACTCCTTGACTCTGTCACCCAAACACCCTAGTTCTAACAGGGCAACTCGGCCCGACAGACAGGAAGCACAGGCCCTTTTGTACCAAggctcagaggcagaggctgCTGTGATGACTATTGCTACATGTGCAAAGTGCAAAAGTGTTCACAAAGTCCCTCTTCAGGATTTGAAGAAGGGTCCTGGGCAAAGCCATGCCCAAGACAAATACGTCTGCCTCCCCTGCAGCCTTCACACAGCTCCTCCCCATTTTCACTTCGTAAACAGTAATCCCAGCGCAACTCACGTCGGAAACAAAACTGAAGCCATCTCAAGTCCTGTCAATAACAAATTCAAGGTGAGGAACTTTAAACCGGGTAAATACTACTGTGATAAATGCCGGTTTTCCACTAAGGACCCCCTGCAGTACAAGAAGCACACACTTCAGCACGAGGAGATCAGGTTCATCTGCTCTCACTGCAGCTACATCTCCTACACCAAGGGGGAGTTCCAGCGGCACCTGGTGAAGCACACGGGCATATTCCCTTATCAGTGTGAGTACTGCGACTACGGTGCTATTAGAAATGACTACATCGTCAAGCACAGGAAGAGAGTCCACGAGAGGGCTGGTGCTAAGCGACCACTCAAAACCGCCACCAAGCTGGAGCCAAAAAGAGCCAGTGTTTCCCGACAAAACATAGAGCTCTTAAAGCCTCCCAACCCAAGGACTACATTTCAACATAAGCTGTCGGATCAGCTTTCGAGGTTCTCTCTCCAtgcaaataaagacaaaattcacAATATTCTGTTGTTACCTGAATCAAAGGAATACCAAAAAGACGTTGTGTGTATTCCAAATCAAATGCCCTTATCCGAGCCAAATGAAATCAGCCTGTTTGAGAACAAAAGCGTTGAGGTGGAAGTGTTATCTCCTGCCAAGGAACCCGTTCAGCCCGGGGTGCCTCTGACTGTCGTAGCCCCTGCGGAGCTAGTTGTCCCTGCAAACTGTTTAGCCCAGTTGATGGACGTGAAGGTTGTCAATGGCACACAGCAGCTCCTTCTCAAACTGTTTCCACTAGAGGAAAAGAGTTGCCTGGAAGCTGGCAGGGGCGATGGAGGGGATCCCAAGCACATGAGCAAAGAGAAGGGTGCAAAGGAGCCGGAAAATACACTTTCTGCCGAAAAAATAAAGTCACTAGCAATGGAAGGGAACACTGGAAAACTCGTAGGTGTCGATAATCTTCGGTCTTCGGTTCAGAAACAACTGAAAGATGTGAAGTGGGTAAGGTCTTGCGATCTTTTCATGTCTGGCTCTGGTGCGCACAATCACAGGGAACCCTTTCTCAATTCTGATGTCGTCGAGAATCTGCAGACAAAGAACAATTTGTATCCACATAGGACCGCTTTTCCTTTTGCCTCCTTAAAAGGTCACTCTCCAGTCTCTGTCATGAAAAGCAGTGTCCTGTGTGGTCCTGGAGCTGCATCAGACCCCTTTCCTTATAAAGCTGCTAGTTCTTTTGCTGAAGATGGAATAAGCATGCACAATGATTCTCAGCAGCTATTTCACCTGGCAGTGTCACCTACAGCCACTTCCTGCTCTGGGGAAAAGGGCTTATTGCCTGCAGTCAATCACGGTGACTTGGAACCTGGAAGTCAGAGCAAAATGGCTTCCCCTACTGGAAAGCTGGAAGATGAGCAGGCAGCCTCAAATCCAGGCCAGACCTCCTCTCCACAGGAGGGCGAGTATTTACACACAGACATGACCAGAGAAGACGGCGTGAGATCCCGGCCTGGAGGCGAACCTGGGGAATTAAAGGATTCCGAACGGACCGGTGAGACTGCCGAGGGTCCTGTCATCTCATCAGTATTTTCTCTGAGCTCTGGGTCTGAAAATGTCCCAGAGGGCATTAAGTGGAATAGTTCAACATCCAAAATAAAGTCAATTGAACTCTTACGCAGGAAGATTGCCCAGCTGATTGAGTCCTGTGGCAAGCCTTCATCTCTGTCTGCAAACAGCGCCCGGATTCGATCCACACCCAAGGGGACCTCTAAAGCAATACCCGAGGGCGTTCAAGTCACGGACGTGTCTCTGCCTGGTCCGGGCCCTTCCACGCGTCCTCTCCAGCAACCCCAGGATGAGGATGGTGTTAGCGGCAGTGGAGAGCTTCCTCATCAGCAGATCTACCCACAGTTTGCTAATGGCAGTGACGGGAACGCGGAGAGCAGAGGGACCAGGAAGGCTCACGTTGCCACTCCAGTGCTGATCCCCAAAGGGGCTGTGCTGAGGGTGCTCAACTCCTCGGAGGATGCCCACATCATAGAGGCTACCTGCGACGCACCTGTGAGCATCCCTTGCAGTGAAGCACAGTTACCAAAACCAGCTCCTTTCTGCCCCGTGAAACAGACAGACTCCGACCTGCAGCCTTTGATGAGTGACAGTGGACCAATAGACATGTCCCCAAGTCTCGAGACAGCCCTTCGTCCTAAACCAAGAAAAGGGGATGCTCTGTGTAGTACCATCCCTAAGAAAACTGGCCCTGTGCCCGGACATCACGGCTATGGCGACTTGCATAGGCAGGGGAGACTGCTGTCCAGGAGTCTTCCGATGAGTAGGAATAAAACCAGGCAAGTGAACTCATCCAAGAAGAAAAGCAAGCTGCAGGCCAATCCCAGCCGCTGCCTCAAGGATCCTTCCGTTTTTCAGGTTGCCAGACAGCTCCGACTGATGGCTGCCAAACCGGATCAGCTGATTAAATGCCCCCGGCGGAACCAGCCGGTCATCGTGCTGAATCACCCCGATGTGGACTCACCAGAAGTGACCAATGTGATGAAGGTGATCAATAAGTACAAGGGCAATGTCCTCAAGGTGGTTTTATCAGAGAGGACGAGGTGTCAGCTGGGCATTCGACGGCAGCACATGCGGCTGACCTACCAAAACATGGAGGACGCCAACCAGCTCAGGAGGCAAATGATGTtgaaaatgaaactgaagaagGTTCATAAGAACAACTACCAGGTGGTGGGTTCCCTGCCCGATGACTCTTCACAGTGCATATTTAAGTGCTGGTTTTGTGGGCGGCTGTATGAAGACCAGGAAGAGTGGATGAGTCACGGCCAGCGGCATTTGATAGAGGCGACCCGAGACTGGGATGTTCTTTCTTCCAAGGGCAAATGA